The region CGTTGCCGGTATTGCATTTCTTATCCACTGGAGCCGTTTTCTGGTGCTGAGCTTTCCCGTAAAAAAGCTGAATAATCAGGCTTTTTCTACTGCTGCCGCAGCACATCACCAATACTGGCCCGTTCATAGATGATTTCCACCCGGCGGTTCTTCGCCCGCCCCTGGGCATTGTCGTTGGTATCTAAGGGCCTGTATTCACCAAAACCCTGAGCTGTAAGCATAAGGGGATTCAAGCCTCTGTTAATGAGAAAGCGAACCACCTGGGAAGCCCTTGCCGTGGACAACTCCCAGTTGGAAGGGAAAAATGCCGTGGTAATGGGAATATTGTCCGTATGCCCCACCACTCGGATGGGATAACGAAACTGCTTCAGTACCTCCGCAAGCTTACCCATAATTTCGGCCCCCTCCGGAACCATGGTGGCCTCACCGGAGCGAAAAAGAACCATATCTGAAATGGTTATCACAGCCCCAACATCACTTTCACGCACCTCCACCATGCCCCCCAGCCGGTTAAACAGCACAAGCTCCCGCACATCGGAAACAATCTCCTCCAGCTCCTTCTGAACCATGGCTCCCAGCTCATCCACGGCTTCCCGCTGCTTTTCACGGGGTTCCGGGCTGCTGGGGTCCATAATCAGTCCCTCACGGGTTCCGGCTTCGGGTATGGTCTGCACGCCAAGGGCCGTGCGCAGAGACTGGATGATTTCCTTGAACACCTCATCCTGTATGGTACTCATGGCAAAGAGCAGAACAAAAAAGCACAAAAGAAGGGTCATGAGATCGGCAAAGGTTGTCATCCAGCGGGGGGAGCCGGACCCTCCCTCTTCCTCTTCTTCATCGGATTCAGGCTGGACCAGGGCAGAAGAATCCTCCTTTTCTGATGCAGCTTTTTCTTCTGCCATGTCGGCTCCTTTTTCCGGTAGCCCCCCATGAACCCTCTATGTTCACTAATAAAAAAAGGGGGGATGGACTTTAAAATAAACAACTATCCTGACTTCTATTTTTTATCCTGAGCGGGCTTTGTGTTCACAAGAAAAATAGTAAGCTTATCTTCCATGAGTCTGGGGTGCTCCCCTTCCCGTATGGAAAGTACACCTTCATATATAAGCTTCATGTTGAGAATTTCCTCGGCTCCGCGTACCTTCAGCTTATCCGCCATGGGCAGAAAAAAAAGATTGGCCATGACAGCACCATAAAAGGTGGTGATCATGGCAACAGCCATTTTAGGACCTATGGTTGCCGGATCATCCAGGGTCGCCAGCATCTGCACAAGACCAATGAGGGTACCTATCATACCAAAGGCCGGTGCATAAGTACCCATAACCGTAAAAAGGGTGGCACCGCTTTTGTTATCCTTGGTCACCATGGTCATTTTCTTCTGCATTATGGATGCAATATCTCCTGTTTTCACACCATCCACCGTCATCTGCAGGGCAGAGGCAAAATAAGGATCTTCTATGGACTTAATATCCCCTTCTATGGAAAGAAGCCCCCCCTTCCTTGCCTTGTTGGAGATCTCAACCAGACGCACAACCAGATCTTCGGGCTTTTCCAGCTTAAACATGAAAATCCGCTTCATGGCCTTGCCCACCTTGGCAAAATCCTTCATGGGAAAAGCCACCAGGGTGGCCCCAATGGTTCCGCCGATGACAATGGCCATGGAAGGGGCGTTAACAAAAAGCCCGATGCCGCTTCCCAGAAGAATACCCATGAGAATAAAACCCAAGCCCGCCACAAGACCGACAATGGAAGCAATATCCATAGAAAAACGCCCCTTGATTTGTAATCAGAACGAAAAAAATCCGATACACCATTCCAATGCATCTTTAAAGAATATACTCTGCACGGCAATTTTTAAAGCACCCGGCTTCATTGAATAATCATGGAAAAACTGTTGGACTCGCGGTTCAAATTTTCAAATGGTACACGGGTGACCGTTAAGAGTATAAGATCCTGCATTTTAATGGATACCCGGACACATAAATTCCGTGTCAAACGCATCCCCTTGATGCACTTATACTTACAGAATTTCATAAAAATTCAAAGCAGATTTCCACGAATTACCTGCAATTCTTCTTTATAAACACGGACCATATCATCCAGAGGCCCTGCACCGCTGTATGCTGCAAGCCACTCCAGATGCCTTGAGGTCACAGCCGTTCCTTCGGGCAACAGCATGGCTCCAGCCCTTGCATGAACGGGTGCCGCCAGTATCATACCGGGTTTAAGATCCCATATCCGGATACGAAGGCTTTCTCTTTTCTGCTCATTATTATCACCTGCAAAAACACGCAGGCCTTCAATCACTGCCGGATCCCACAGGGCCTGACTGCCAAGGACCAGAAGCACATCCTCAGGACTTCTGCCTTCCTGCAGCATCTCTTTGTATGCCAGCACCGCAGAAAGAATCCGGCTTTCAAGGGGTATGGCCTTTTTTTTCAAACAAAGGGGGCCGCCACTGCCATCCCAGCGCTCGCCCATGCAGCGGAGAATCCGGGCCACCCCGGAAAGCCCGTCCATCTGCTCCAGCATACGGGCCGAAGCCAGGGGAACCTGAACCATGCAGTTTTCTGCCGTGGCCTTATAACAGAGATCCGACCTTT is a window of Desulfobotulus mexicanus DNA encoding:
- a CDS encoding flagellar motor protein MotB; translated protein: MAEEKAASEKEDSSALVQPESDEEEEEGGSGSPRWMTTFADLMTLLLCFFVLLFAMSTIQDEVFKEIIQSLRTALGVQTIPEAGTREGLIMDPSSPEPREKQREAVDELGAMVQKELEEIVSDVRELVLFNRLGGMVEVRESDVGAVITISDMVLFRSGEATMVPEGAEIMGKLAEVLKQFRYPIRVVGHTDNIPITTAFFPSNWELSTARASQVVRFLINRGLNPLMLTAQGFGEYRPLDTNDNAQGRAKNRRVEIIYERASIGDVLRQQ
- a CDS encoding motility protein A, with the translated sequence MDIASIVGLVAGLGFILMGILLGSGIGLFVNAPSMAIVIGGTIGATLVAFPMKDFAKVGKAMKRIFMFKLEKPEDLVVRLVEISNKARKGGLLSIEGDIKSIEDPYFASALQMTVDGVKTGDIASIMQKKMTMVTKDNKSGATLFTVMGTYAPAFGMIGTLIGLVQMLATLDDPATIGPKMAVAMITTFYGAVMANLFFLPMADKLKVRGAEEILNMKLIYEGVLSIREGEHPRLMEDKLTIFLVNTKPAQDKK
- a CDS encoding HD-GYP domain-containing protein, giving the protein MQEISEERKKMKALFGELVEAKQAFGNLKEKHLRLLKHFGQVQALLDNALDRNRLLLEERASLQEEIRSFRKKRRISIENTLALLVFLQDLHLGEAGSFVPDHCQALAATLELDAGQNWRLHQAARLYRLGLFHVPEVHRQRSDLCYKATAENCMVQVPLASARMLEQMDGLSGVARILRCMGERWDGSGGPLCLKKKAIPLESRILSAVLAYKEMLQEGRSPEDVLLVLGSQALWDPAVIEGLRVFAGDNNEQKRESLRIRIWDLKPGMILAAPVHARAGAMLLPEGTAVTSRHLEWLAAYSGAGPLDDMVRVYKEELQVIRGNLL